Proteins from a genomic interval of Daphnia pulex isolate KAP4 chromosome 4, ASM2113471v1:
- the LOC124192233 gene encoding adhesive plaque matrix protein-like, translating into MKVFICVVLIAVVAVNGQSYPKKPAPAYPSPSYPSYPKPSYPSYPKPSYPSYPKPSYPPADYAKPAYPTYPQTYDAPMPYNFEWAVKDDYSNNNYNHQETGDDKGYVTGSYSVDLPDGRKQTVEYKADDYTGYVADVKYEGEAQFPESKPAPYKPAASYPEYKQPAYPTYPAPSSYPKPTYPKPSYPKPAYKSEYPAPTYPSYPPPTYPSYPPRYPTRY; encoded by the exons ATGAAG GTCTTCATTTGCGTCGTTCTCATCGCTGTCGTTGCTGTCAACGGCCAGTCTTATCCTAAGAAGCCTGCTCCGGCTTACCCTTCTCCGTCTTACCCATCTTACCCAAAACCATCCTATCCTTCTTACCCTAAACCATCTTATCCTTCTTACCCTAAACCATCGTACCCTCCTGCGGATTATGCCAAGCCAGCATACCCGACATATCCTCAAACTTACGAT GCTCCGATGCCCTACAACTTCGAATGGGCCGTTAAAGATGACTACAgtaacaacaactacaaccacCAGGAGACCGGTGACGACAAGGGATACGTAACCGGCTCTTACAGCGTCGATCTCCCCGACGGTCGCAAACAGACTGTTGAATACAAGGCTGACGACTACACTGGATACGTGGCCGATGTGAAATACGAAGGCGAGGCCCAATTCCCCGAGTCCAAGCCGGCACCATACAAGCCAGCTGCTTCTTACCCGGAATACAAGCAACCGGCTTACCCAACTTATCCAGCACCTTCGTCATACCCAAAGCCAACTTATCCCAAACCAAGTTATCCGAAACCCGCTTACAAGTCCGAGTATCCAGCTCCAACTTATCCTTCTTACCCTCCTCCTACTTATCCGTCTTATCCTCCTAGATACCCCACAagatattaa